A single Curtobacterium sp. MCJR17_020 DNA region contains:
- a CDS encoding SseB family protein: MSNDETNGSAFGRGVDKAPPSAAAELRRRMAASPAGFLRSAAWVPWKPAGTPEAGSVAHVMIRDKPFVPVFTDPAELAAGLPDAEGRPVPMSELVTALPEEFGIVVDPTSAESANFLHADVLAQMRVQMQGGVPTADD; the protein is encoded by the coding sequence GTGAGCAACGACGAGACGAACGGATCCGCCTTCGGCCGAGGCGTCGACAAGGCCCCGCCGTCCGCGGCCGCCGAACTCCGCCGCCGAATGGCAGCCTCGCCGGCGGGCTTCCTGCGCAGCGCGGCGTGGGTGCCGTGGAAGCCGGCGGGTACACCGGAGGCGGGCAGCGTCGCCCACGTCATGATCCGTGACAAGCCGTTCGTGCCCGTCTTCACCGACCCCGCCGAACTCGCCGCTGGCTTGCCCGACGCCGAGGGGCGTCCGGTTCCGATGTCCGAGCTCGTGACCGCGCTGCCCGAGGAGTTCGGCATCGTGGTCGACCCGACCAGTGCCGAGTCGGCGAACTTCCTGCACGCCGACGTCCTCGCCCAGATGCGGGTGCAGATGCAGGGTGG